From the Excalfactoria chinensis isolate bCotChi1 chromosome 1, bCotChi1.hap2, whole genome shotgun sequence genome, one window contains:
- the NME6 gene encoding nucleoside diphosphate kinase 6 yields the protein MAAAACTKRPLQLTLALLKPDAAAHPLVLEAVNETILSNRLLIVRNKELRCGRERSRSFYREHAGRFFYQRLVEFMASGPMWAYILAHENAISLWRSLMGPTKVFRARYCVPDSIRGAYGLTDTRNTTHGSDSPASASREIAFFFPEFNEQLWYQQEEPRLRCGQMYYNAEKRVHCVIRDEETDLT from the exons ATGGCGGCCGCGGCCTGCACCAAGCGGCCCCTGCAGCTGACGCTGGCGCTGCTGAAGCCGGACGCCGCGGCCCACCCgctggtgctggag GCCGTGAACGAGACCATCCTCAGCAACCGCCTCCTCATCGTCCGCAACAAGGAGCTGCGCTGCGGCCGGGAGCGGAGCCGGAGCTTCTACCGGGAGCACGCGG GACGATTCTTCTACCAGCGGCTGGTGGAGTTCATGGCCAG TGGCCCCATGTGGGCTTATATCTTGGCCCATGAGAATGCCATCTCCCTCTGGAGATCACTGATGGGACCCACCAAAGTGTTCCGAGCTCGATACTGTGTCCCAGACTCCATCCGAGGAGCTTATGGCCTCACTGACACCAGGAATACCACCCATGGTTCAG ATTCTCCAGCATCAGCCAGCAGAGAAATTGCCTTCTTCTTCCCAGAGTTCAATGAACAGCTCTGGTACCAGCAGGAGGAGCCGCGTCTGCGCTGTGGGCAGATGTATTACAATGCAGAGAAGCGCGTTCACTGTGTGATCAGGGATGAAGAAACAGATTTGACATGA